From a region of the Chlamydiota bacterium genome:
- a CDS encoding geranylgeranyl reductase family protein, producing the protein MKNHFDVIIVGGGPGGSSTATFLAKKGLKVALVEKASYPRDKVCGDGVPFPAIDIVERLGVFDEIPRLGYRIEAITVSSPNGNQFKVRAAKWVDGSIGYIVPRNSFDELLFRNAFQCGATGFENFCVDAIIKDASHSQKWQVRSSDGRLLSSNFLIGADGAHSAVARTLGLFEKDYKHEMVAIRGYFDDVSSLERNIELHFSSKTTPGYFWIFPTGERSANIGLITTRRELQKLGGNLKSIFYEVSQSHYPIKNRLHGSRAISEIRGWPLPLGSKFGRCFDDSVLLVGDAARLIDPTTGEGIYYALKSGEIAANVAFDALSEGKTAKEDLAIYRQRLIKEFGSDFRLGYFLQRMLVYPAAANFLVRRAISSSMVAQYLGSVIGHSKPKRALFSPSFLVRLFLPDNILPKDHATFDNRQYPRVPCALESYADGHVFRAINIGLAGVRFFADFLPKKSHITFTLKNTQGVTPSTYDGQIVWSKGVSRSAGQYQLGVKFQNVKYEQQNKLLHFICDLDRTK; encoded by the coding sequence ATGAAAAACCATTTTGATGTAATCATTGTCGGTGGGGGACCTGGCGGTTCGTCTACCGCAACATTTTTAGCTAAAAAGGGCCTGAAGGTCGCATTAGTCGAGAAGGCCTCTTATCCCAGAGACAAGGTATGCGGAGATGGTGTTCCGTTTCCAGCCATTGATATTGTTGAAAGACTTGGTGTTTTCGATGAGATTCCTAGGCTTGGGTATAGGATAGAGGCAATCACAGTATCATCTCCCAATGGAAATCAGTTTAAGGTTCGTGCCGCAAAGTGGGTTGATGGCTCAATCGGTTACATTGTTCCACGAAATTCCTTTGACGAACTCCTTTTTCGTAATGCTTTTCAATGTGGTGCTACTGGCTTTGAAAATTTTTGTGTCGACGCAATCATAAAGGATGCTAGTCACAGTCAGAAATGGCAAGTGAGATCATCTGATGGTCGCTTGTTATCGTCAAATTTTCTTATTGGTGCCGATGGTGCGCATTCCGCGGTGGCCCGTACTCTTGGACTTTTTGAAAAAGACTACAAACATGAGATGGTTGCAATCAGAGGTTATTTTGACGATGTTAGTAGTTTAGAACGTAATATCGAACTCCATTTTTCTTCTAAGACTACGCCAGGTTATTTTTGGATATTCCCAACAGGTGAACGTTCAGCGAATATTGGGTTAATCACGACGCGACGGGAGCTTCAAAAACTTGGGGGCAATTTGAAAAGTATTTTTTACGAGGTTTCCCAAAGTCATTATCCTATTAAGAACAGGCTTCATGGAAGTCGAGCTATCTCGGAGATCAGGGGATGGCCGTTGCCACTTGGATCGAAGTTTGGACGTTGTTTTGATGATTCCGTATTGCTGGTTGGTGATGCGGCACGTTTAATTGATCCAACTACGGGTGAAGGAATATATTATGCCTTAAAGAGTGGAGAGATTGCTGCAAATGTTGCCTTTGATGCATTATCAGAAGGTAAAACTGCCAAAGAAGATTTGGCTATTTACCGTCAGCGACTCATTAAAGAATTCGGAAGTGATTTCCGGTTGGGCTATTTCCTTCAGAGGATGTTGGTTTATCCTGCAGCGGCGAACTTTCTTGTTAGACGAGCGATCAGTAGCTCTATGGTAGCGCAGTACCTTGGTAGTGTCATAGGTCACAGTAAACCAAAGCGCGCCCTTTTTTCGCCGTCTTTTTTGGTTCGATTATTTTTGCCAGACAATATTCTGCCTAAAGATCACGCAACTTTCGATAACCGTCAATATCCTCGCGTCCCTTGCGCCCTTGAATCTTATGCAGATGGTCACGTCTTTAGAGCCATTAACATTGGTTTAGCTGGCGTGAGATTCTTTGCTGATTTTCTTCCAAAGAAGTCTCATATAACTTTTACACTGAAAAACACTCAAGGAGTAACCCCCTCAACATACGATGGGCAAATAGTCTGGTCAAAGGGGGTCTCTCGATCTGCCGGCCAGTATCAACTCGGAGTCAAATTTCAGAATGTTAAATACGAACAACAAAATAAACTTCTTCATTTTATATGTGATTTGGATCGTACTAAATGA